In one window of Arthrobacter pascens DNA:
- a CDS encoding DUF58 domain-containing protein has translation MALLDRLPRHLFSHRGWGLLAAGAVSLLSAQIMGRRDLLTLSVLLIALPLVSLAGIRLVKPRFKVFREFNPSPVETSSATTVRLAVARTGYGAGRAVMEERLPPQFGESPAFRFPARSATGGTSRYEYQLRSAKRGQFLIGPVTAEFTDPFGLSLHRQAIDDGDVLTVTPAAVELPVTGLAGARGNDGVTATRIRANPSDDDVMTREYRHGDPMRRVHWAATARHGSLMVRQEESVTTPEATIILDQRFMAFSGGSGSGSGFAGYAGPDGHEMVSSHSFEWAVVAAMSISAHLAERNYSLRLLDVRGDAAFLRSPSAPEPEVEEYSGAGGLQSIAESLAAIQLSGPHHARRGSGRKDAGASGRDHGSAQDSGPAPFDDHLMDKLSAHRMRGPLIAVLGQISMPEATALAPAAGYGANAFAIVVAERPSESADVLEVLRRGGWRAVAVAPSVSVQAAWSHFDQGGPSLAAAAADVRRGAGVAR, from the coding sequence ATGGCGCTCCTGGACCGGCTGCCCCGTCATCTCTTCAGCCACCGCGGCTGGGGTCTTTTGGCCGCCGGCGCGGTTTCCCTGCTGTCAGCGCAAATCATGGGCCGGCGGGACCTGCTGACCCTGAGCGTCCTGCTGATCGCCCTTCCCCTTGTTTCCCTGGCCGGTATCAGGCTCGTCAAGCCCCGCTTCAAAGTTTTCCGTGAGTTCAACCCGTCACCGGTGGAAACATCCTCCGCCACGACTGTCCGGCTCGCGGTGGCCAGGACCGGCTACGGTGCGGGCCGTGCGGTCATGGAGGAGCGGCTCCCCCCCCAGTTCGGGGAATCGCCAGCGTTCCGGTTCCCTGCCCGGTCAGCCACCGGAGGCACCAGCAGGTATGAATACCAGCTGCGCTCGGCGAAACGCGGCCAGTTCCTCATCGGCCCGGTAACGGCAGAGTTCACGGACCCCTTCGGGCTCTCCCTGCATCGCCAGGCCATCGACGACGGCGACGTCCTCACCGTCACGCCGGCCGCCGTCGAGCTCCCCGTTACTGGCCTCGCGGGCGCGCGCGGCAATGACGGCGTCACGGCTACCAGGATCAGGGCCAACCCCAGCGACGATGATGTCATGACCCGTGAATACCGCCACGGCGACCCCATGCGCAGGGTCCACTGGGCCGCGACCGCCCGGCACGGCTCGCTGATGGTGCGGCAGGAGGAATCCGTGACCACTCCGGAAGCCACCATCATCCTGGACCAGCGGTTCATGGCATTTTCCGGCGGCTCCGGGTCCGGGTCCGGGTTCGCCGGATACGCGGGACCCGATGGCCACGAGATGGTCAGCAGCCACAGCTTCGAGTGGGCTGTGGTGGCTGCGATGTCCATCAGCGCCCACCTGGCGGAGCGCAACTATTCCCTGCGCCTGCTGGATGTCCGCGGCGATGCGGCTTTCCTGCGGTCACCGTCGGCACCCGAGCCCGAAGTCGAGGAGTACTCAGGCGCCGGGGGGCTCCAGTCGATTGCGGAAAGCCTGGCAGCCATCCAGCTGTCCGGACCTCACCATGCCCGTCGCGGCTCCGGGCGTAAGGATGCAGGTGCTTCCGGCCGGGATCACGGCAGCGCCCAGGACTCCGGTCCCGCGCCTTTCGATGACCACCTGATGGACAAGCTCTCGGCACACCGCATGCGTGGCCCGCTCATCGCCGTCCTTGGCCAGATCTCGATGCCTGAAGCAACCGCCCTTGCTCCGGCGGCCGGGTACGGTGCCAATGCCTTCGCCATTGTCGTCGCCGAACGCCCTTCGGAATCCGCGGATGTGCTGGAGGTGCTGCGACGCGGCGGCTGGCGGGCGGTCGCGGTGGCGCCCTCCGTCTCGGTCCAGGCGGCGTGGAGCCACTTTGATCAGGGCGGACCGTCCCTGGCAGCAGCGGCGGCTGATGTCAGGCGCGGGGCGGGGGTGGCACGATGA
- a CDS encoding DUF3488 and transglutaminase-like domain-containing protein — protein sequence MTIAPARNKARDTQPGPSTDTAAVEGHGRAGVYPWAMAGAVALSVCGAALSLNGVLRGWAWYLPVLTTVLVVCLAMAALRALRAQPLLVTAGGFASLAAILTFTFFRGSSIAGFIPSGTTLADLQRFIRRASETVLAESAPVAPNAGIVMVTCAVLGLTVILVDALAVPLGMPASTGVGLLAILVVPAMVKPQSVGIWGFTVTVAGYLLILAFSQWFAPDARTAADTARNPGQLKRAVLTGTVALVATLVVPLAIPGFDQGTFPQGSRLNPWGSSTGLNPMITLGNSLRTPAGSGRITYATNAVTPLYLRSVTVDNFDGDSWGPDDRDGTRLPLTGQIETGYEVLADEQLRQVTAVDTGSFTSPYLPVPYAPESVRGLNGRWTLDPATLSIKAIDTNSRSQQYIVASSVPKLTATLLARSSGAVRGISEDFTRVPGNIPDIVRTTADTVTGSSGTSYAKAMAIQRYLRSAEFTYSLQSPVQGGYDGNGLSVLADFLTQKSGYCIHYASAMAVMARLEGIPSRIAVGYAPGRLTGATITVAGQGALPEYEVDARDAHAWPELYFQGLGWVPFEPTPSRGVVPDYATEAAVAGSTAIENNNDLFPSDAASGSPAPSTAPLPVPGAGSGSTSGSQLLPWLLGTAGFLGLMLVAASPRLVRMGVRARRLRRRDAAANDPVPPAWAELLDLGTDYGLPPGPSETPRRYSERLRGSSLLGEAGGIDDAGHRAVRSLTADFERRRYGPPASRVAQPVTGTVTARPATGSQTPPVTSGAVTSGAVTSGAVTSGAEESIPLRIAAVQRSLRGNVPLARRLRADWLPPSVMGRWGRIITAPFRALGRQSRRTAQAAARSWFRARDGLRHLSEG from the coding sequence ATGACTATTGCGCCCGCACGGAATAAGGCCCGCGATACGCAGCCCGGCCCCTCGACCGACACTGCAGCTGTGGAAGGCCACGGACGTGCAGGCGTATATCCATGGGCCATGGCCGGGGCAGTGGCACTCTCAGTATGCGGGGCTGCCTTGTCCCTCAACGGCGTCCTCAGGGGCTGGGCCTGGTACCTTCCGGTACTGACCACCGTCCTGGTTGTCTGCCTGGCCATGGCTGCCCTGCGCGCCCTCAGGGCTCAGCCCCTGCTGGTCACGGCAGGCGGTTTCGCATCACTCGCAGCCATATTGACCTTCACGTTCTTCCGCGGCTCCAGCATCGCCGGGTTCATCCCCTCCGGAACCACTCTGGCGGACCTGCAGCGATTCATCCGCCGGGCCAGCGAGACGGTGCTGGCGGAAAGCGCCCCGGTAGCGCCGAACGCCGGGATAGTGATGGTGACCTGCGCCGTGCTGGGCCTGACCGTGATCCTGGTCGATGCCCTCGCAGTTCCCCTGGGTATGCCGGCCTCCACCGGAGTGGGACTCCTGGCCATCCTTGTGGTGCCAGCGATGGTGAAGCCGCAGAGTGTAGGCATCTGGGGCTTCACAGTCACGGTGGCAGGATACTTGCTGATCCTGGCCTTCAGCCAGTGGTTTGCCCCTGATGCCCGGACCGCCGCGGACACCGCGCGCAACCCCGGCCAGCTCAAACGGGCAGTACTGACGGGGACGGTGGCACTGGTGGCCACCCTGGTTGTTCCCCTTGCCATTCCTGGCTTTGACCAGGGAACGTTTCCCCAGGGCTCGCGGCTGAATCCCTGGGGTAGTTCCACCGGACTTAATCCGATGATCACGCTGGGCAACAGCCTGCGTACGCCGGCAGGGAGCGGGCGGATCACCTACGCGACGAATGCTGTGACGCCGCTGTACCTGCGGTCAGTCACGGTGGATAACTTCGACGGCGACTCCTGGGGCCCCGACGACCGGGACGGAACACGGCTGCCGCTGACGGGACAGATCGAAACCGGATACGAGGTCCTCGCCGACGAACAGCTCCGCCAGGTCACAGCGGTGGACACGGGAAGCTTCACGAGTCCTTATCTGCCGGTTCCTTACGCGCCTGAATCCGTGCGCGGGCTGAACGGCCGCTGGACGTTGGATCCGGCGACGCTCAGCATCAAGGCCATCGACACGAATTCGAGGAGCCAGCAATACATCGTGGCGTCCTCCGTCCCCAAGCTCACCGCCACGCTCCTCGCGCGTTCCTCCGGGGCGGTGCGCGGGATCTCCGAGGACTTCACCCGGGTTCCCGGGAACATTCCGGACATCGTCCGGACCACCGCTGATACGGTGACGGGCTCAAGCGGGACGTCCTATGCGAAGGCCATGGCCATCCAGAGATACCTGCGGTCTGCCGAATTCACCTATTCCCTCCAGTCCCCCGTCCAGGGCGGCTACGACGGCAACGGCCTGTCGGTGCTCGCGGACTTCCTGACCCAGAAAAGCGGATATTGCATCCACTACGCGTCGGCCATGGCTGTGATGGCCCGCCTCGAAGGCATCCCCAGCAGGATCGCAGTGGGATATGCACCGGGCCGTCTGACCGGGGCTACCATCACCGTCGCCGGGCAGGGGGCCCTTCCGGAATATGAAGTGGATGCCCGGGACGCCCATGCGTGGCCAGAGCTCTACTTCCAGGGCCTGGGCTGGGTGCCTTTCGAACCCACGCCTTCGCGGGGCGTGGTCCCGGACTATGCAACCGAGGCGGCCGTTGCCGGCTCCACGGCTATTGAAAACAACAACGACCTGTTCCCTTCGGATGCTGCGTCAGGGAGTCCTGCACCAAGCACAGCTCCGCTACCCGTACCAGGCGCGGGCAGCGGCAGCACCTCAGGGTCCCAGCTGCTCCCTTGGCTGCTGGGCACGGCCGGCTTCCTTGGCCTGATGCTGGTCGCGGCGTCTCCCCGGCTGGTGCGGATGGGCGTCCGTGCCAGGAGGCTGAGACGCCGCGATGCTGCCGCCAACGATCCCGTTCCGCCAGCCTGGGCCGAGTTGCTGGATCTTGGCACCGACTACGGGCTCCCGCCGGGTCCCAGCGAAACGCCGCGAAGATACTCCGAGCGGCTCCGCGGTTCATCTCTGCTGGGCGAAGCCGGCGGAATAGACGACGCCGGGCACCGGGCGGTCAGGTCGCTCACTGCAGACTTCGAACGCCGCAGGTATGGCCCGCCGGCATCGCGGGTTGCACAGCCGGTCACCGGAACAGTAACTGCCAGACCGGCTACGGGCAGTCAGACTCCCCCAGTCACATCCGGCGCTGTCACATCCGGCGCTGTCACATCCGGCGCTGTCACATCCGGCGCTGAGGAAAGCATCCCCCTCCGCATCGCAGCGGTACAGCGGTCATTGCGGGGCAATGTCCCTCTCGCCCGGCGGCTGCGCGCCGACTGGCTGCCGCCGTCGGTCATGGGTCGCTGGGGCCGGATCATCACCGCCCCGTTCAGGGCGCTCGGCAGGCAGTCCCGGCGAACGGCGCAAGCCGCCGCGCGGTCCTGGTTCAGGGCGCGCGACGGCTTACGGCATCTCAGCGAGGGCTAG
- a CDS encoding NAD-dependent succinate-semialdehyde dehydrogenase: MTVTALPAVTAERESELLASVPTGLLINGEWRPAASGKTFEVEDPATGKVLLSIADAGPEDGAAALDAAAAAQESWANVPPRERGEILRRAFELVTERAEDFALLMTLEMGKPLAEARGEVTYGAEFLRWFSEEAVRAFGRYSVSPDGKSRLLVTKKPVGPCLLITPWNFPLAMATRKVAPAVAAGCTMVLKSANLTPLTSQLFASVMMEAGLPAGVLNVIPTSTAGATTGPLIKDSRLRKLSFTGSTEVGRRLLSDASETVLRTSMELGGNAPFVVFEDADLDAAVAGAMLAKLRNMGEACTAANRFIVHESVADEFAEKFAARMAEMTTARGTEENSKVGPLIDAKSRNKVHELVSDAVASGARAVLGGAPVDGPGYFYQPTILAGVAEGTRILSEEIFGPVAPITTFGTEEEAIRLANNTEYGLVAYVFTRDLNRGLRMGEKLETGMLGLNAGVISNAAAPFGGVKQSGLGREGGLEGIEEYLYTQYIGIADPYAG, encoded by the coding sequence GTGACTGTCACTGCACTGCCGGCTGTTACCGCAGAGCGCGAGAGCGAACTGCTGGCCTCCGTTCCCACGGGCCTGCTGATCAACGGCGAATGGCGGCCCGCCGCTTCGGGAAAAACCTTCGAGGTTGAGGACCCTGCGACCGGGAAAGTCCTTTTGAGCATTGCCGACGCCGGCCCGGAGGACGGCGCCGCAGCCCTTGACGCCGCCGCGGCTGCGCAGGAGTCCTGGGCCAACGTTCCGCCGCGTGAGCGCGGGGAGATCCTGCGCAGGGCTTTTGAGCTGGTCACCGAACGGGCCGAGGACTTCGCCCTCCTGATGACCCTTGAGATGGGCAAGCCGCTGGCCGAAGCCCGCGGTGAGGTCACCTACGGCGCCGAATTCCTCCGCTGGTTTTCAGAGGAAGCCGTCCGTGCCTTCGGCCGCTACTCTGTATCCCCCGACGGGAAGTCACGGCTGCTCGTGACGAAGAAGCCCGTGGGCCCTTGCCTGCTGATCACGCCCTGGAACTTCCCGCTGGCGATGGCCACCCGCAAAGTAGCCCCAGCCGTGGCCGCAGGCTGCACGATGGTCCTGAAATCCGCGAACCTGACGCCGCTGACCTCACAGCTATTCGCATCGGTGATGATGGAGGCCGGGCTGCCTGCCGGTGTCCTGAACGTCATCCCGACCTCCACGGCCGGTGCCACCACGGGTCCGCTGATCAAGGACTCCCGACTGCGCAAACTGTCCTTCACGGGATCCACCGAGGTGGGCCGCCGGCTGCTCTCCGACGCTTCCGAGACCGTCCTGCGGACCTCGATGGAACTCGGCGGGAACGCCCCGTTCGTAGTTTTCGAAGACGCGGACCTTGACGCCGCCGTCGCCGGCGCCATGCTGGCCAAGCTGCGGAACATGGGCGAGGCCTGCACCGCCGCCAACCGTTTCATTGTCCATGAGTCCGTGGCTGATGAGTTCGCTGAGAAGTTCGCCGCCAGGATGGCTGAGATGACCACCGCGCGGGGAACGGAGGAAAACTCAAAGGTGGGTCCGTTGATCGATGCCAAGAGCCGGAACAAGGTCCACGAACTCGTCTCCGACGCCGTGGCGTCGGGCGCGCGGGCCGTCCTGGGCGGCGCGCCGGTGGACGGTCCGGGCTACTTCTACCAGCCCACCATCCTCGCCGGTGTCGCCGAGGGCACGCGTATCCTGTCCGAGGAGATCTTCGGCCCCGTTGCCCCGATCACGACGTTCGGCACCGAAGAGGAGGCCATCCGGCTGGCCAACAACACCGAGTACGGCCTCGTGGCCTACGTCTTCACCAGGGACCTCAACCGGGGACTGCGGATGGGCGAAAAGCTCGAGACCGGCATGCTTGGCCTCAACGCAGGTGTGATCTCCAACGCTGCGGCCCCGTTCGGTGGCGTCAAGCAGTCCGGGCTGGGACGCGAGGGCGGGCTCGAAGGCATCGAGGAATACCTCTACACCCAGTACATCGGAATCGCCGACCCCTACGCCGGCTGA
- the rsmI gene encoding 16S rRNA (cytidine(1402)-2'-O)-methyltransferase, producing the protein MDPNPSTSPDSGATDASSATGSSGPGRIVLAATPIGNTGDASARLIELLGSADIVAAEDTRRLHRLVQSLGVTVGGRVISYHEHNEATKTAELLEQVRTGKTMVMVTDAGMPSVSDPGFRLVEGAVAAGLTVTAVPGPSAVLTALALSGLPTDRFCFEGFLPRKAGERAARLADLAAERRTMVFFEAPHRLESMLRALRERFGTDRRIAVCRELTKTYEEVIRGSVGELLIWAEGNEVRGEIAVVLGGAPEQAPGTPEDHVAAVNELVSQGIRLKEAVAAVAEDVRVSKRELYSAVLAAR; encoded by the coding sequence GTGGACCCTAACCCGAGCACTTCCCCCGATTCCGGCGCGACCGACGCCTCCAGCGCAACAGGGTCCTCCGGCCCCGGCCGGATTGTGCTCGCGGCCACACCGATCGGGAACACCGGGGATGCGTCAGCACGCCTCATCGAATTGCTCGGCTCTGCAGATATCGTGGCGGCGGAAGACACCCGGCGCCTGCATCGGCTCGTCCAGAGCCTTGGAGTGACGGTGGGCGGCCGTGTGATCAGCTACCACGAGCACAACGAGGCCACCAAGACCGCTGAACTGCTGGAACAGGTGCGGACAGGCAAGACCATGGTCATGGTCACCGACGCCGGTATGCCGTCAGTTTCGGACCCCGGCTTCCGGCTGGTGGAGGGCGCCGTTGCCGCCGGTCTCACCGTGACGGCGGTCCCGGGCCCATCGGCTGTCCTGACTGCCCTTGCCTTGTCCGGCCTGCCCACCGACCGGTTCTGTTTTGAAGGATTCCTTCCACGGAAGGCGGGTGAGCGCGCCGCACGCCTCGCCGATCTTGCAGCGGAGCGGCGGACCATGGTGTTTTTCGAAGCGCCGCACAGGCTTGAATCAATGTTGCGCGCACTGCGGGAGCGCTTCGGCACCGACCGGCGGATCGCCGTCTGCCGTGAACTGACCAAGACCTACGAGGAAGTCATCCGCGGGTCAGTGGGGGAGCTGTTGATCTGGGCAGAGGGCAACGAGGTCCGCGGGGAGATAGCAGTTGTCCTGGGCGGAGCACCTGAGCAGGCTCCCGGCACCCCGGAAGACCACGTGGCGGCTGTGAACGAGCTGGTATCACAGGGAATCCGGCTCAAGGAGGCGGTGGCCGCAGTCGCGGAAGACGTCCGCGTGAGCAAGCGTGAACTCTACTCGGCGGTATTGGCCGCGCGCTGA
- a CDS encoding dolichyl-phosphate-mannose--protein mannosyltransferase: MGHVTQTSTRPAEAGQAALAAPAAGPRELAVQGVGSRRPWISRPDQAFSAQALQERLIGCIRSWRDYPPSLRLWFWLVPVLTTVIGGILRFVRLDAPHSLVFDETYYVKDAYSFLISGYERSWPDKANDSFNAGNPDVLLNTPEYVVHPPVGKWMIAGGMWLFGADNPFGWRFAAALTGTLSILLLTLIAQKLFRSLPLAAAAGLLLAVDGHHLVMSRTSLLDIFLMFWILAAFGALLMDRDDGRRRLAIRLARQGAASGDGRPTAKQLLAGPWLGVRWWRIAAAVCLGLAVGTKWSGLFFLAGFGLLTVLWDLSARRIAGIRGWISGGIIKDGLPAFLSIVPVATAVYTATWTGWFRSDDAYFRHWAETNPSSEWGWVPDSLRSLAHYHLEAYNFHQGLSADHPYKASPWTWLVMGRPTSFFYESPPQGTGSCNVSNCTSAILSVGNPIIWWSAVIALVVLLFWWAGRRDWRAGAVLAGVGTGYLPWFMYPERTMFYFYAVSFEPFLVLALVYCLGLVLGRETDPPWRRRSGLYLVALFVAGAVLLSAFFYPVWTAEVIPYQEWRYRMWMPSWI; encoded by the coding sequence ATGGGGCACGTGACGCAGACCTCGACGCGGCCTGCCGAGGCCGGCCAAGCCGCCCTGGCCGCACCCGCCGCCGGCCCGCGGGAACTCGCCGTTCAGGGCGTCGGCAGCCGCCGGCCCTGGATCAGCCGCCCGGACCAGGCCTTCTCCGCCCAAGCCCTTCAGGAACGGCTCATCGGCTGCATCCGCAGCTGGCGGGACTATCCGCCGTCGCTGCGGCTGTGGTTCTGGCTGGTGCCCGTGCTGACCACGGTAATAGGCGGAATCCTCCGCTTCGTCCGGCTGGATGCACCGCACAGCCTGGTATTTGACGAGACCTATTACGTCAAGGATGCCTACTCATTCCTGATCAGCGGCTATGAACGGAGCTGGCCGGACAAGGCCAACGATTCCTTCAACGCCGGCAATCCCGATGTCCTCCTGAACACGCCCGAATACGTGGTCCACCCTCCGGTGGGCAAGTGGATGATCGCCGGCGGCATGTGGCTCTTCGGCGCCGACAATCCGTTTGGCTGGCGATTCGCTGCCGCCTTGACGGGCACCCTGTCCATCCTGCTGCTCACACTGATCGCACAGAAGCTCTTCCGTTCCCTCCCGCTCGCTGCCGCTGCAGGGCTGCTGCTCGCCGTGGACGGCCATCACCTGGTGATGTCCCGGACGTCGCTGCTGGATATCTTCCTGATGTTCTGGATACTGGCTGCGTTCGGCGCACTGCTGATGGATCGCGACGACGGACGCCGCCGGCTGGCAATCCGGCTGGCTCGTCAGGGGGCTGCGTCCGGGGACGGTCGCCCGACCGCCAAACAGCTCCTGGCCGGGCCCTGGCTGGGGGTCCGCTGGTGGCGGATTGCGGCCGCCGTCTGCCTTGGCCTCGCCGTTGGCACCAAATGGTCAGGGCTCTTCTTCCTCGCGGGGTTCGGACTGCTCACTGTCCTGTGGGACCTGAGCGCCCGGCGTATTGCCGGCATCCGCGGCTGGATCAGCGGCGGCATCATCAAGGACGGGCTGCCGGCATTCCTGAGCATCGTGCCGGTGGCCACAGCGGTGTACACCGCCACGTGGACGGGCTGGTTCCGTTCCGACGATGCCTACTTCCGCCATTGGGCGGAGACCAATCCCTCCTCCGAGTGGGGATGGGTGCCGGACTCTCTCCGCTCTCTGGCCCACTACCACCTGGAGGCATACAACTTCCATCAGGGCCTCAGCGCCGACCACCCGTACAAGGCAAGCCCTTGGACCTGGCTGGTAATGGGCAGGCCGACATCGTTCTTTTACGAATCGCCGCCACAGGGAACCGGGAGCTGCAACGTCTCAAACTGCACCTCCGCTATCCTCTCGGTGGGAAACCCCATCATCTGGTGGAGCGCAGTGATCGCCCTGGTGGTGCTCCTCTTCTGGTGGGCCGGCCGACGCGACTGGCGCGCCGGGGCAGTGCTTGCCGGCGTAGGCACAGGCTACCTGCCCTGGTTCATGTACCCCGAGCGCACCATGTTCTACTTCTACGCCGTATCCTTCGAGCCGTTCCTGGTGCTGGCCCTGGTCTATTGCCTGGGCCTTGTCCTGGGACGGGAAACCGATCCGCCGTGGCGGCGGCGCTCAGGACTCTACCTTGTGGCCCTTTTCGTGGCCGGCGCGGTCCTGCTGTCCGCCTTCTTCTATCCTGTCTGGACAGCCGAAGTCATTCCCTATCAGGAATGGCGTTACAGGATGTGGATGCCATCGTGGATCTGA
- a CDS encoding TIGR01906 family membrane protein produces MNDNSSTPAKRAEPQPDPDQDNPDEPAFSWMNASGSGSTRTGRGTSPSDEASDANLSASAQPESRADRKAAEAGVDPAENSGPAGAPRPADAPGPADAPGSAGTPGPASTSAPARHGSQPFNERLPTSALQVRPPQEEVERRNAQRESAANAKPVAPRIMQILLAVFYPVILMVLAVRAVTSPLFLWVEYNRPGFPGDGYGFSTDDRMTYGSYSVDYLSNWAGPRYLGELVNRSGEKLFKDGEVSHMADVKSVILSTFGAGAVLILVSIVAIAYLRRRSNGGVRRGLFAGSIVTLVVILGLGALAVLGWQQFFTDFHHIFFANGTWTFSLDDTLIRLFPGQFWIDAGIVIGALVFLTAVLTLILTWPTRRRRGLANGPDAVPAGIARNGSAEDQ; encoded by the coding sequence GTGAACGACAATTCTTCGACCCCTGCCAAACGCGCGGAACCGCAGCCGGATCCTGACCAGGACAACCCGGACGAGCCAGCGTTTTCCTGGATGAACGCTTCCGGCTCCGGCAGCACCCGCACGGGACGGGGAACCAGCCCATCCGACGAGGCGTCCGACGCAAACCTGAGCGCGTCCGCGCAGCCTGAAAGCCGGGCCGACCGCAAAGCGGCGGAGGCCGGCGTCGACCCTGCGGAGAACTCCGGACCTGCCGGTGCCCCCAGGCCTGCCGATGCCCCCGGGCCTGCCGATGCACCAGGATCTGCCGGTACTCCTGGACCGGCCAGCACCTCAGCGCCAGCCAGGCATGGGAGCCAGCCGTTCAATGAGCGGCTCCCGACCTCAGCGCTGCAGGTACGTCCTCCGCAGGAGGAAGTGGAGCGGCGTAACGCCCAGCGTGAAAGTGCAGCGAACGCCAAACCCGTCGCCCCGCGCATCATGCAGATCCTCCTGGCGGTGTTCTATCCGGTGATCCTGATGGTGCTGGCGGTGCGGGCGGTGACCAGCCCCCTGTTTCTCTGGGTGGAATATAACCGGCCGGGATTTCCCGGTGACGGCTATGGTTTCAGCACCGATGACAGGATGACCTACGGCTCGTACTCCGTTGACTACCTGAGCAACTGGGCCGGCCCGCGCTATCTGGGCGAACTGGTTAACCGCAGCGGAGAAAAGCTCTTCAAGGACGGCGAAGTCAGCCATATGGCGGACGTGAAGTCAGTGATCCTGTCCACATTCGGCGCCGGTGCTGTCCTGATCCTGGTCAGCATCGTGGCCATCGCCTACCTTCGCCGCCGCAGTAACGGGGGAGTGCGCAGGGGACTGTTCGCCGGTTCCATCGTCACTCTGGTGGTCATACTGGGACTGGGCGCGCTGGCTGTCCTGGGCTGGCAACAGTTCTTCACGGACTTCCACCACATCTTCTTTGCCAACGGAACCTGGACGTTCTCCTTGGACGACACCCTCATCCGGCTGTTTCCCGGCCAGTTCTGGATTGACGCGGGAATCGTCATCGGCGCGCTGGTCTTCCTTACCGCGGTACTGACACTGATCCTGACCTGGCCCACGCGTCGCCGGCGGGGCCTGGCCAACGGTCCTGATGCCGTCCCCGCGGGCATTGCCAGGAATGGATCAGCAGAAGATCAGTAG
- a CDS encoding stage II sporulation protein M, with protein sequence MDMDAFTAVNGDKWSRLRELAFKRRLTGQEADELLRLYQATSAHLSLIRSLAPESGLSASLSAALAQARTRFTGARSNFTADLARFFVVALPAALYRLTWLTLACGTVFVLVGGAYALWIGSSPDALRSLASDSAVRQYVEEDFIGYYSENPAASFAGAVWTNNAWISAQAVALGITGLWVPMILLSNAQGVGIAAGIFAATGKSDVFFSYILPHGLMELTAVFIACAAGLRIFWAMVSPGPRTRGRAVAEEGRSLITVALGLVLVLFVSGLVEGFVTPSQLPVWAKIGIGSAALALYWLYVLVWGRRAYLAGARGDLGAGDAGYTEIAA encoded by the coding sequence GTGGATATGGATGCCTTCACCGCCGTGAACGGGGACAAATGGTCCAGGCTACGTGAACTTGCCTTCAAGCGGCGGCTCACCGGCCAGGAGGCCGACGAGCTGCTCCGGCTGTACCAGGCGACCTCCGCGCATCTGTCACTTATCAGGTCGCTGGCACCGGAAAGCGGCCTGTCCGCGTCCCTGTCGGCTGCCCTCGCGCAAGCCAGGACCCGCTTCACGGGCGCACGGTCGAATTTCACCGCAGACCTGGCCCGCTTTTTTGTGGTCGCGTTGCCGGCCGCGCTGTACCGGCTGACGTGGCTCACGCTGGCCTGTGGAACGGTATTCGTCCTGGTCGGCGGCGCCTACGCGTTGTGGATCGGCAGCTCCCCTGACGCCCTGCGGTCCCTGGCTTCCGACTCCGCGGTCAGGCAGTACGTGGAGGAGGACTTTATCGGCTACTACTCGGAAAACCCGGCCGCGTCCTTTGCGGGCGCCGTGTGGACCAACAACGCGTGGATCAGTGCCCAGGCAGTCGCGTTGGGCATCACGGGGCTCTGGGTGCCCATGATCCTGTTGAGCAACGCCCAGGGCGTCGGGATCGCAGCCGGGATCTTCGCGGCGACTGGCAAATCCGATGTCTTTTTCAGCTACATCCTGCCTCACGGCCTGATGGAACTGACGGCAGTGTTCATCGCCTGTGCTGCGGGATTACGTATTTTCTGGGCCATGGTCTCTCCCGGCCCGCGCACCAGGGGCCGGGCTGTGGCCGAGGAAGGCAGGTCCTTGATCACCGTGGCTTTAGGGCTTGTACTGGTGTTGTTCGTCTCCGGTCTTGTTGAAGGGTTTGTCACACCAAGCCAGCTCCCGGTATGGGCCAAGATCGGCATCGGTTCCGCCGCCCTGGCCTTGTACTGGCTCTACGTCCTGGTGTGGGGCAGAAGGGCCTACCTGGCCGGCGCCCGGGGGGACCTGGGTGCCGGGGATGCCGGCTACACCGAAATAGCTGCCTGA